The following coding sequences are from one Ancylobacter sp. TS-1 window:
- a CDS encoding HlyD family type I secretion periplasmic adaptor subunit, protein MSARPDTPSAFAGSLRGLGLGGGAAVLLFAGTAGVWAITATLGGAVVASGQFVVDGNVKKVQHPTGGIVGQLNVREGDAVAAGDVLIRLDDTVTRANLQVVAKQLDEFAARRGRLVAERDGSAAIALAPELTVRRGENEVEALIRTEQNQFEARRAAREGRKAQLAARIAQLEDEMAGLRAQQAARDRQSVLIAEELEGVRDLYAKNLVVLSRKAALEREAAELDGEKGRLVAALAQAQGRIAETRLQIIGIDDGLREEAMKELAEIEAKAAELVERRVAAQDQLRRVDIRAPSAGHVHQLAVHTVGGVITPAEPVMLIVPAGEALEVEARVLPPDIDQIVPGHAAEVRIHAFNQRTTPELTGVVTRVSADTSRDAQTGAVFYTIRVSVPAAELARLAPQRVSAGMQAEVFVRTQDRTPFEFLVKPLRDQVARAFRER, encoded by the coding sequence GTGAGCGCGCGCCCCGACACTCCCTCGGCCTTCGCCGGCTCGCTGCGGGGGCTGGGTCTCGGGGGCGGCGCGGCGGTGTTGCTGTTCGCCGGCACGGCCGGCGTGTGGGCGATCACCGCCACTCTGGGCGGCGCCGTCGTCGCCTCCGGCCAGTTCGTCGTCGACGGCAATGTGAAGAAGGTCCAGCACCCGACCGGCGGCATTGTCGGCCAGCTCAATGTGCGCGAGGGCGACGCGGTGGCGGCCGGCGATGTGCTGATCCGGCTCGACGACACCGTGACCCGCGCCAATCTCCAGGTCGTCGCCAAGCAGCTCGACGAGTTCGCCGCGCGGCGCGGCCGGCTGGTCGCCGAGCGCGACGGCAGCGCCGCCATCGCGCTTGCCCCCGAGCTGACCGTCCGTCGCGGCGAGAACGAGGTCGAGGCGCTGATCCGCACCGAGCAGAACCAGTTCGAGGCCCGCCGCGCGGCGCGCGAGGGCCGCAAGGCGCAGCTTGCCGCGCGCATCGCGCAGCTCGAGGACGAGATGGCGGGGCTGCGGGCGCAGCAGGCGGCGCGCGACCGGCAGTCGGTGCTGATCGCCGAGGAGCTGGAGGGGGTGCGCGACCTCTACGCGAAGAACCTCGTCGTGCTCAGCCGCAAGGCCGCCCTTGAGCGCGAGGCGGCCGAGCTTGACGGCGAGAAGGGGCGCCTCGTCGCCGCGCTTGCGCAGGCGCAGGGCCGGATCGCCGAGACCCGGCTGCAGATCATCGGCATCGACGACGGGCTGCGCGAGGAGGCGATGAAGGAGCTGGCCGAGATCGAGGCCAAGGCGGCCGAGCTGGTCGAGCGCCGGGTGGCGGCGCAGGACCAGCTGCGCCGGGTCGACATCCGCGCGCCGAGCGCCGGCCATGTCCACCAGCTCGCCGTCCACACGGTGGGGGGCGTGATCACGCCGGCCGAGCCGGTGATGCTGATCGTGCCGGCCGGGGAGGCGCTGGAGGTGGAGGCGCGGGTGCTGCCGCCCGACATCGACCAGATCGTGCCCGGCCATGCCGCCGAGGTGCGCATCCACGCCTTCAACCAGCGCACCACGCCTGAGCTTACCGGCGTGGTCACGCGGGTCTCCGCCGACACCAGCCGCGACGCGCAGACCGGCGCGGTGTTCTACACGATCCGGGTGTCGGTGCCGGCGGCGGAGCTTGCGCGCCTCGCGCCGCAGCGTGTCAGCGCCGGCATGCAGGCGGAGGTGTTCGTGCGCACGCAGGACCGCACGCCGTTCGAGTTTCTCGTCAAGCCGCTGCGCGATCAGGTCGCCCGCGCCTTCCGCGAGCGCTGA